In Nicotiana tabacum cultivar K326 chromosome 10, ASM71507v2, whole genome shotgun sequence, the DNA window tgAGAGATGGTGAGAGGTCATCGGAGATAACCATAGATGGAGGTCAGTGAGATTGGGGATTAGGGTTAGGATGAGAGCATTTTGAGAGCAGAGTGGATTTTAGGGCGATGGGGTAGGTcgtgaaatgaattaggtttggggtgggggggggataatttagtttaattaggAAAGGGAAAACCTGGACCATTGATCAAAacgatcaacggtcaggatttgGCCGGGTATTGGGTTCGGACAGATGGGTATTGGGCCTAGGTAGTTTAATTGGGTACTGGGCTACAATTTGGGTTAGGATTAAGGTTGAAttggggctaaaattgaaatataattaggccatattttaaatctttttttttttggtaattaaaattattattaatcaCCAAGGGAAACATTATAAATCATAGCATAGCAATCTCAACTAGCTGTTCTCAACAATGATTACCCAAGATCTAACACTATCTGTTCCTTCTAACCCTATACATGTATAATCTAATAAACTCAAATCAAAAACACTATGACtacttttcttcttatttttttttttgtcaaaagtaTAAACTTTCTTTTCTGCCCTAAAGTAACATATGCTCACAACCTCCCTTGCTAGTGCTTCGTGTTCTCTACTTACACCCTCAAATATTTGAGTATTCCTTTCTCTCCATAGCACATGTATGTATTCAACATACATCATTTTAAGTAGCATTGCTGAAGCTGTCTTCCCTTTCAAGTGATGAATGATGAGCTGGAAGAACTGTATCCAAGTGTTAGGAACAATGGAGTGGACTTGAGCCCATTGAGATAACCTGTTCCATAATCTGTTGGCATATGAACATTCTGCAAACAAGTGTTCTCTTGTTTCCTTATCAGCCTGGCACAACACACATATCTCATCCATATAGAGACCCCATTTTCAGCCTGTCTTTTGTTAGCAATCTTCCATGGTTATATAGCCACATAGTAAATATGGCTTTAGGTCTAGCATTGTTCTGGAACATTAGGCATCTCCAATCCATCTTAGAGTGAATTGGTATCAATTGTAAATATATGTGCTTAATAATACTCTTTTGCTCATCAAGTGGCTTGTGAAGTTGATTGACTTATCTTTATTAGCTTCAAAAATCTTCCTAATCATCCAGCTTGCACCATGAGGGATACTCATATCATCAATCCTTTGCTGCTTAACATAATAAGTATGGATCCATTTGATCCACAACTTATCTTACTTATGAGTTAGATCCCAGTAGGTCTTGACAATTGCAGCATTATTCCACACCTGCAGATTGATAAGCTTAAGCCCCCTACAGATTTAGGGAGACATACCTTTTCCCAAGAAAGCAATGATTTTTTGGTATGCACATTTCCCCTAGACCATAGGTAACTTCTGCAGTAAGCCTCAATTAATCTGACAACCTTAACTGGAAGTGTAAACAACTGATCCCAATAAGATTGTATTCCGAACATCACTGTTTGGCCAACTGAGCTCTGCTAGCATAGGATAATTTTTTTGCTGTCCAAGATGTTATTTTTGCTACCATTTTTGTAATGAGGGGCTTCCACTGCAGAATGGATAGCTTTTTAGTGTCCAATGGAACCCCTAAGTACTTAAAGGGTAATTGCCCCTCAGTGTAACCAAGAGCTTGAATGATAGCTTCCTTTTGCCTAGGATCTATGCCCCCACAATAGACATCACTCTTTGACAAAATTAGCATGTAATCTTGATACAGATGAGAATGTCCAGAAATAGTGGTGGAGCCTATGCACTGATTCTAGGTCTCCTCTGGCAAATAGTAAAAGGTCATTCGCAAAGCACAAGTGAGTGATACTAAGCTTGCTGCATCGAGGGTGATATTTGAATTGTTTATCTTGGTTCAATCCTTTGAGTAGCGACTCAGATACTCCATAGCAATAGCAAATAAGAATGGTGACATTGGGTCCCCTTGCCTCAAGCCCTTAGCTGCATTAAAAGGCTCTATTGATTCTCCATTTAATAAGATAGAGTAATTAACTATTGTCACACAAGCCATTATCTATTTTATAAACTTCTCAGGGAAAGCCAGCCCCTCAAAAACCTACTCTAAGTATACCCATTCTACAGAATCATAAGCCTTCTGTATATCCACCTTTATCATGCATCTAGGAGAAATATGCTTCCTGTTGTATGACTTGACCAGCCATGAGCTAATATTATGTTGTCTGCTATTCTTCTCCCTGGAATGAAGCCTGCTTGTGAGTCAATGATGATATGATTCATAACTCTTTGCATTCTTCCAGTTATGACTTTGGCAATCAACTTATATAATATTGTGCAACATGCTATGAGTCGATAGTCCTTTACTGTGTCCGGGTTGGCAACTTTTGGGAGTAAAGTGAGAGTGGTGCAATTTATGGCCTTATATAGGATCCCTGTATCAAAGAATTCCTTCACTGCTTCACATACATCTTTCTTGATAATGGGCCATGATCTCTTGAAAAACAAAGCATTGAAACCATCTATCCCTGGTGCTTTACAGTCCCCAATTGCATTCAGTCCTTCATAGATTTCAGCCTCTGTAATACTGGCACACAAATATTTCTGTTGCATATGTGATAGACAAGGACCATTCCTTATGACCAATCTATTGATAGCTGGTAAGCTAGATGCTGCTATTCCCATCAAAGATTTATAAAAGTCAACAAATTCAGCTTTGATTGCTTTTGGATCTTGTAGTTTACCACCTGTTAAGGAGTTGAGCTCAAGAATCTGCTTCTGAGTTTGCTTTTCCTTCATTATGGCTGTGAAATATTTGTTGTTTGAATCACCCAGTCTAATCCAAGTAGCCCTAGACTTTTGTTGCAGTGCACTTTCCTCTATCAATGACCACTTCTCTAATTGATGTAAGCATTCTTTCTCCTGATCAGCTAGAGTATCAGAATACTGGCTTTGCATTATTTCTTGAATCTCTTTCAAATTTTCTCTGGCTTGTGTAATATTCTTTGAAACTCCTTTGAATTCTGTTGAGTTTAGTTGCTTGAAGATTGGCTTCAGTTGTTTCAGTTTAAACCACACATTTCTCGTCTTTCCAATTGCCATAGTTCTGGCCCATCTTATTGCTAAAATTTGATTAAATTGTTCATGATCTGCCTAGATGTTGAAGAACCTAAAGAGAACTTTAATATTGCTCCTTGGTACTCTCAGTGGTATAAGCATAGGGTTATGGTCTGAAATGACTGGTTCCCCATAGGTTACATTCAAGTGCCCATACTGCATCATCCACTCATCATTTGCAGTTGCCATATCAAGTTTTCTCCATACTCTGTCATCCCCTCTTTGGTTGTTAGTCCATGTATAACAATTTCCCTTCCAATGTATTTCAGTTAGCAACAGATTATTGTAACATTCTAAGAAGTTCTTCAGTTCAGCTATAGTTATAGGATTACCTTGCCTATCCTGAAGAGTTAGCACAACATTGAAATCTCCACATATAAGCCAATGTATCTTGATCTTGGGAGCCAGTTGTTCAAGTTGAGACCACAAAATTTTCCTTTGATCTACTGTATTGAACCCATATACTACTGTGAGCATACAAACTATTACCTGTCACATGACAATGAATAAGTTGGGCTGCCTTTGCTATGTTCTGAACTTCATAGCTTTTGGCATCCTACAGAATCCATATTCTCccattgattgcttctgtatagTTAGTTAGTCTATCCCATTTAGGTGCCACCTTTCTAGCTATAGATTGtgctttattttctttgactctaGTTTCTACTAAACTAGCTAATCTAATTTGTTTATCTCTGAGATACTGCTTAAGTTCTTTTTGCTTGTACCTTTTATTGATACCCCTAATATTACAAAATAGCCAAGTCATTAAGATATTATAAGTTTCCCTCCTATATCAGAAGGTCTAGTGTTCTCTTCCCTTATTCCTTCTGTAGGTAAAGCTTGGAAACCATTCTTGGTCACTATCACTGCTGCATAAGTTGGATTCTGTTGCTTGTCTTGCCCATATGCTATTTCCTGTTGTCTGCTTGATTCAGGTAATTTCTGACTTGAAGTGGATCCTTTTGCTCGCACATGATCCATCCTGCTTGAGTGTTGTCAGCAATTGCAATCTCAAGTTTCTGCTTTCCcttttcattggttccactctgCTGCAAAGGTTGTTGTTGGTTCTGCATTTTCTCCACTGATTATTGGTTTGCTTTTGGCTTCCATGCTTGAACCGCCTTAGGTTTGGCTCTTTGCAATGGgccatttctcacttccttttttTGCTTGCTACAGTCATGACCAATTTGTAAACACTCAACACAGAATGCTGGCCTCCATTCAAATTCAATATGTTGTTGGAATTGTCTACTAGAGGGATCTTTCATTGTTATTTTAGTAGGCAGCTTCTTTGTGACATTTACTTCTACCAGAATTCTAGCATATGACACCCTGGTTTGTTTTGTTGTGCATTGGTCTGCAAATAATGGATTACCAATAGTGCTAGCCATTTTACTTAGAGTATTTGTGCCCCAGTAGTTCATTGGAAGTTTTGGAAACTTCACTCATAGTGGAATTTCTGTCAAAAATTCATCATTAAAATCAAAATCCGGAGACCATTGTTTTAGAATAATTGGCTTTCTATTGATGGTATAAGGTCCTCTGTACAACACTTCCTTCCAATCTTCTAGGTTCTGAAACTTGACGATATAATTTCCTTCTTCATGAAGAAACAAATCTGGTTCAGCCACATTGTTCCAAACTTGTGATATGTATTTGCTCATATGATTGTACCCAGGCATTTCCCCAATTATATAGACAATAAGAGCTTTCTTCCATTTCTCAGTTTCACACTCAATTTCAGTTTTATCTAAGTTGACGACAAACTGCTCATTCTCAATTTCAGGCGCAATGTAAGTTAGGTTCATGCCATTCTCAGCAGAGCGATTTCCACCAAGAAGAGTTGTCCATGGTGCTACAGGTTTTGTCGGAGCCTTGTCATTTGCCTGTTGTTCTCCTCCCTCAACCCTAGTTAGCGGAGTATCTCTTGATTCTCTTATCTCCCCAGTTGAAATTTCTCGAATAGCAGGATTTAGGGTCACAGTTGGTTGATTTGGTTGCATGTGGGCTTAAGATCAATTTCTTGTGCACATCTGGATTGGCACTCTTCACCCCTAAATCGATTGACCTAGTTGGGAAAGGGTTGCCAATCGGTGTTACCACTTGCTGCGAGCTTCCTCTTTCAATGGTTTCAGCAATTACAGTTGCGGTTGTTTAATTGGGTACTAGGATGGAAATTTGTGTTAGGATTAAGGTTAAAttagggctaaaattgaaatataattaggccatattttaaatagtcatttgaacactatataatttataataaataataaatgatttctgaaaaataatttcgtgtactaaaatggtttaaaatagttatttaacatgttaaaaatataaaagatcattttatgcatcaacaACGTAATTAGGCATTAATAGGGCTAATATTtcaaatatatgcaaattagcttaaaaatgtaaatgcaattataaaaaatacacaaaaaatatttaagcactattttggcataaatatagaatttagatggATAAATTACCACaaaataatttgagggataattattggaaattttatgagtaaaaagggaagaaataaataaatttgaagcctttaaaattatagaaaaattataaaaaatgcttatgcatgcttatatatgtatatatactattttgaaagtatatatatgtattaaaaatatatagggaaaaattgggtatcaacagctgcccctctttacttgggaaggatgaaagagttttcggataaagaaatgatgaccaattttgaccggatgagatgtttttgaaagacagaggccaGACTTCGgtcttcgagttgcctacatatccctggtattatagaaattaggccatgtgtagttccggATTCATCGGTGGAATATACCGACGAAGTCATTACAAGAATGGACATGAGAAGCCGAAGCGGCTATGGTGAGCGATTACGGTTTGTCacagttgaaggaactggagcgagatcgctcctgctaGAACAAcggttgcttactggttacctacagctaaagatgctacaaacatgtatttgtacgtaaatttaaacatgatgcagatttcctttggaccatgaaggttgtatttggacggttaaagatgacgtccttagactatgatgtcccgggccatgaattgtttagtgagggattcgcagaCCATGAAATAATTTTCTCGGGCCATGacaaatggtgcctccaaaccatgacgcctttgaataatgatacgCAAATTTAaaggatcctcaggccatggcatgatgtcttccgGCTATAGGGATAATGCCTTTTAACCTATGACGCCTTTTGGATAGATTGGAGATCTTTTAGCACATGATATgaaataatatgatgttaacaagacaaggcttagtcttgcgaaATGGATGGCAGAGCTTAACCCCGATTAAAAAGCAAATAAATAGTACCAGAAATAGAGTAATATTTGTGCGAAaagggacagtgcttagtcctatgcagatggggaggcaaggattagcctcatgcaaatagggaggcagggattagcctcatgcaaatatggaggcagggattagcctcatgcaaatagggaggcaaggattagccttgtgcaaatagggaggcaaggattatcctcatgcaaatggggaggcaaggattagcctcatgcaaatggggaggcaaggattagctttATGtaaatatagaggcaaggattagcctcatatagatagggagacaaggattagcctcatgccgatatggaggcagggattagcctcatacagataggaaggcagggattagcctcatacagatatggatgcaaggattagcctcatgcaaatggggaggaaagtattagcctcatgcaagtagggaggcagggactAGCCtcgtgcagatatggaggcaaggattaacctcatgcaaatgtggaggcaagaattagccttatgcaagtaggttggcaaggattagcctcatgcaagtagggaggcaaggattagcctcatgcagatatggaggcaaggattagcctcatgcaaatgtagaggcagagattagcctcatgcaagtagggaggcaaggattagcctcatgcagatggaggcagggattagcctcatgcagatatggaggcaaggattagcctcatgcaaagagcgagtagcaaataagagtagtgtatGTCTTAACTGGAGATATATTTAGTGTCTGATGTCTAGATTGATAGTGAATTCTGCTTTGTGTATACATATCTGCGTATGCTATCACTACGTCAAAtatgcctgcgttcaaagaaaaattgtaagtttgtggggggaggttggttcgtgcctctGTCGGCTGGCTTTGCTTTGCTCCGTTCTGAAAGCCTTTTTGAGTTCCCCTGGGTGACGCTtgactgttatggaaatagagtttgcgaaaatatgcaattatagatAAAAATATAGTTGTTTTAGAAACGTaatgatatatcaagtaatttatttttgatgaatcagtgactgtaacacatctcaaaggcattgcagctctcttatatttgaattttgagggttctcaaaattctgccccagtttggtggatgATCTTTTGACCGTTTGCGGATAAtaggtccttctcaaaattctgccctagtttcttaaccaatttttGACTTTCTAGTATGATGGCATttgctggacttgctccggaattttgagggtcatcctcaaaattctacccagtttctgatcttggaaaaaaatacaaattttattatgatatgaccaagcccataaggctgcctacgtatcccctattaaacgggaatcaggtcaagcgtagtttaaTTACATCAGATGTAAATACtctaggcatagtatctcttgactgtgtctgaattgattggttttgacCAGATTTTCCATCAatttttgcaagtatgagtgctcctcctatcaacaccctgtgaaccatgtacggaccttgccagttgggagagaatttccctttggcttcatcttgatgtgggaagatcttcttcagcactagCTGTCCTGGTACAAATTGCCTTGgtttaacccttttgttgaaagcttttgacattctgttctgataaagttggccatgacacactgcgttcatcctttttccatcgaTGAGGgacaattgttcatagcgacttctTATCCACTCTgtatcgctgagttcagcttcatgTATGACTTtcaaagaaggaatctctacttcagctgggatgacagcttcggtaccataaaccagcatgtagggagttgccccggttgatgtgcgaactgtagtgcggtatcccaataaagcaaaaggtagcttctcgtgccattgtttgtggttttctaccatcttccttagtatcttcttgatgttttttttGGCGGCTTAtacgactccattcatctgaggtctataggctgtagaattcttgtgcttgattttgaaagtttcacacatatttttcatcagatcactgttgagattggcggcattatcagtaataatggactcgggaactccgaatcggcaaacaattcgatccttgacaaaatctgcgatgactttcttggttacagctttgtaagatacAACTTCTACCCATTTcataaaataatcaatggctaccagaataaacctgtgtccatttgaagaaGTGGGTTaaatcggaccaataacatccattccccaagcggtgaATGGctaaggtgagcttgttgcattgagctcatttggcggcacttttatcatatcagcatgcacttggcattgaaagcatttgcggaaaTACTGGATacaatccgtctccatggtcatccaaaagtaaccggccctgaGTATCTTtttagccaagacaaaaccattgaTGTGCGGGCCGCAGGTCCCGACATGTAcacctcaagtagcttagaagcttcctttgcgtcgacacatcttagtaaaccTAAATCGGGAGTTCTCCTATACAAGTTTCCTTtgttgtggaagaagtgattggacaatctacGGAATGTGaatttctgagtgtgatttgcatgctcagATATTCTCCCTTTGAaaaatactccttgatatcatggaaccaaggctttccatctatttcttcttcaacatgagcacaataagccgactgattatggattttcaccagAATAAGATCGATATAATTCTTATATGGATGTTGTATCACAGATGACAAGGTGGcaaatgcatcggcaaactcttTCTGAATTCTGGGAATATGTCGAAATTCTATCTTCgcgaacctctttctcaattaaTGCACATGGTGCatatatggcaatatcttggaattcttggtggcctaatctccttgtacctggtgcacaagcaaatctgaatcactgattaccaacaactccttaatattcatgtcgattgccatgttgagccctagtatgcatgcttcatactctaccatgttgttggtgtagggaaatctgagtttagcatatatcggataatgttgacctgtttctgataccaatactgctccaatgcccactcttTTGAAATTTACAGCTCCATCAAGAACATCCTCCAATCGTCGTATGCTTCGATAATGTATTCCcctacgaatgacacttcttcatcaggaaaatatgttttcaaaggttcgtatgctcctcccaccgaattttcagcaaggtgatctgccaatgcttgtcctttgaccgccttttgggTTACGTAGacaatatcgaactcacttaatagtATATGCCATTTGGCCAACTTTCTAGTcagcatgggtttctggaatatgtacttcagggGGTttatcctggatatgaggtatgtagtgtaggcacagaagtaatgcctcaatttctgagttgtccaggtcaaagcacagcaagtgcgttccagcAGAGAGTACTGTGCTTCATAAGGTATGAACTTCTTACTAAAGTAATAAATGACTTACTCTTTTCTTCATGTCTTGTCATgctgtcccaaaacacatctaaACACTCTatccaatacagatagatagagtaacaaaggtcatcctggttctggcgggaccagaactggtggtgtggacaggtattccttgaccttgtccaaagctttttgacaatcctcggtccatcTTGTTTCAgtatctttcctcagcatcttgaagatgggttcacatatgactgtggactgtgctataaagcgactgatatagttgagacgtcctaggaagcttaTCACGtgctttttgctcttaggtggtggcaactcctgaatagctttgactttagatggatccaACTTGATCCCTCgatgactgacgatgaatcctaataatTTTCCTACggggaccccgaatgcacattttgtggggtttagtttcaaattgtacctcctcagcctgtcaaagaactttctcaagtccgttATGTGATATGCGGCCCTCTTGaatttgataatgatgttgtccacatacacctctatctccttatgtatcatatcatggaagatggttgtcatggctctcatgtaagtagcctcagcattcttcagaccaaaaggcatcatcttgtagcaataTACTCCTCAAGGTGTGACAAAAGTTGTTTTCTTtgtatcttcttcatccatccagctctagtgataacccgcgaagcaatccacaatggattggagttcatgcttggagcaattgtcgatcaaaatatgtatgtttggtagtgggaagtcatccttggaacttgctctgtttaaatcccgacagtcaacacatactttgaccttcccatccttcttcaaaactagcacaatgttagctaaccaagttgggtattcaaccaccctgagaactttggccttgatctgcttggtaacttcttccttgattttcaaactcatgtctggtttgaactttctgagtttctgcttcactggtggacacatgggattagtaggcaacttgtgagccactatggacgtgctcaaaccggttatatcatcatacgaccatgcgaaaatgtcctcatactcttttaggaaatgaatgtactcttccttgtctgttggtgacaagtgaatgctgatgcaagTCTCTTTGACAatctcggcgtctcccaaatttactgcttcgctttcgtccagattggacttaggcttatttttaaaattttcaacctccataacaatttcctcgggtatctcatcttcttcatttgaatcactattctcatgttgcgttgcatcattacatgtcacagtcattggttcatcgggaaaagtaataataatgttatagaaagaaaaaatgtaaaaatagtaatgaatagtaaagagcaaatgcatttgattaagacTGAAAAATCATACAGACAAGTATGGCTCGATGAATCgggcatttattttgaaacaagtaaatcttaaaacaaaattactagaaatcttaaatgcctagaatggatATAGAAGTAAAATCCGCCAAGCTACCTAAGGACTCGGCGGGCTCGAGATGCTTTAGCGGTCCAATttctgagaacagctcccttctttacggtctgaatggtgaggcctttttcctcctcctcctcctcaattatggcactgcagtctATGTCcccatcctccaagaacaaattcttcaacccaactagtgcttcctcttctgcagTCTCCCATATCGTATCAGCTTGGTGGAAAACTTGTTCCAAGCGTGGCACTGGTTGTTCAAGAGGGTAGtacggtccacgccatggaggctACCAATTTCTATACTCTTTCCATGTGTACTGGTATCTGAGCCCAAATgaggtaccatgatttttcagctgtatcgatttagtgataccttggaggttctttcccagtCCTTTGTCGGGTTTATATCTAGACCAAGCCAGTATACTTTCTATTTTACcactccaccatttatccttctcgacggcattgacccgttcaatatggtgataggtttcccctcctagccttttTCTATGTCCAATAGcagggatggtttgactagtgtaaatggggttactcccatctccgtgaatgatcacctccttaagatttcatttgaacttcacgacttgatgtagtgtggaaggcacggctccaacggcgtggatccatggtaggcccaacagaagattatatgaggctagTATGTCAAGTACCTGAAACTCGACgtcaaaccaagttggccccatctgcaggcAAATGTTTATTTCCCCGATTGTGGCcttttgggacccatcgaaagctttcacgttcatgcttctTGCCCGTATCTCATGAAAACCTTTTTCCAAACTTTTTAGAgtgtccaacggacaaatattgaggcttgaacccccatcAACAAAGACcatggcaatgaatttgtcttcaaactgtaatatgcaatgctcggttgTGATTCAACCCCTTAGGCAGTAGCTCATTTtcatggaagataatcttatgacttTCTAATACTTTCcataccatgttggccatttctccaccagtgattTTATTGGGTATATAAGCTTCACTCAGCACTATCATTAAAGTGTTCTTATGCGCCTCTgaattttacaacaatgacaggatagatatatgagctggggttttgttcagatggtcaactaCGGAATACACCTTTGCTTGTAcattcctccacaggtcatctggcccTGTCTCAATGATGGGCTACCTGGTAGTGGTATCCTTTCTTGATCCTTCCaaatgttcaggtgtatagactcttccagtcctagtcattcctCGTGCGGCATCATATTCTTCTTccttggccttcccttttcgcTGATCCTCGGCAatgtaatcccagggtattgcttttgagttgaatggaggTGTGGTTGATGTGGCCACAGTGAAAGGTGTGGCTACTTCTACTTCAAATAGAGTGGAGGTGGCCACAGGTGGAgccacctctacctcaaatggaactgatgcagttatgTCAACCTCGATGGGTGACTGAGtttgtaccacaataggagtaagtgtgactgcaactttaaagtcatcgccttctcgaataagcccaatcgacccttcagggtcccattcttcgttcgtctctatcacatgtactccACCACCTCAatgatcagggagggggttgCTGCAGACATTAGGTGCGACTTCCTTCGCCTGTATGACCTTATTTTCAATTAtcatctggatcttatccttcaatgttcggcactcagcagtggtgtacccttcataccggaatggtacgcacaagttttgttcggattgacccattgggataggttttctaatgccacagcgggAACATGAGTGATGTAACCTAtgactttcaacctttcatacaactggtcgatgggctcagcaatggcggtgtattgtctgggtggcttgcggtcaaagttgggtcttggtcttggaaagttttggtgagttggaggtgattggaaatatgatggttgggagttataggtgtgatggacagtggctggttgggaatatctgggagatgagagctgatatgtgggtggtggtgcttggtatgtgggtggaggtgtttgatatgtgggtggatgtGTTTAATATATGGGTGGAGGCgtttgataggtaagtggagattttgggccctgggccgccattactgccccaacatctctcttctttgatatgccacctgattgtaatgccttatttgtggcctgtagtgcctcaaaattcgttaccatcccgctcttgattccttcttcgattc includes these proteins:
- the LOC142165345 gene encoding uncharacterized protein LOC142165345, yielding MQNQQQPLQQSGTNEKGKQKLEIAIADNTQAGWIMCEQKDPLQVIVCMLTVVYGFNTVDQRKILWSQLEQLAPKIKIHWLICGDFNVVLTLQDRQGNPITIAELKNFLECYNNLLLTEIHWKGNCYTWTNNQRGDDRVWRKLDMATANDEWMMQYGHLNVTYGEPVISDHNPMLIPLRVPRSNIKVLFRFFNI